The DNA region CCCCACCGCAGTAATCTACCCCATGGCGCGGCGTCAAGGCGTTGGGAATCCCTCGATGCACAAGGGGCAACTGTGTAGTCTCATCTACGGTGCCCCGCTATACCAGCCCGTCTTCCAGTCTCGCGGTATGGTTCGCTTCCGAGACGAGATGTTTAAGGTGTACGTGCGTCTCCGGCCTTCGAACTATCTCGATGTCGACCTCCACGCCCAGGAAGAGTACGAGGCTCTGCTGAAGTCGACATGAAGGGCGGCTGCCACTCACCAGGAGCAAACAGGGCGACGCGATAGATCGTCAACGGGCCGATCCGGGCCGCATTCCAGAGGAACGCGACCCGGATCGACGTTGCGGCACGATCCCAATCAGTCGGGCAAGTCGATTGCAGCGGCGTCCGCAAGCGCCTGGAGATACGGCATAGGCAGCCCGGCATCCCTCCAGCAGCTCAACAGCCGACGAGGATGACTAGAGAGTCGCTCGAGCAGCAGGACGCTCTCAGCCTGGCCGAAGAGCAGAAACTGCGGCAGGTAAGCGAGGGCACCGTGCGGGCCATACTCAGCGAAGAGGATCCTGAGGGTCTCGCGCTCGCTCAGCACGAACGCGTCCATGAGGTCGCCATACTGCGACAACTCTTCGTCCGTAAATGCTGGCAGAAGCGGTTCGACAAACCATCTTGAGACGCTGCGATCAGAGGGCGAATGCGCCACCGTAAGGTAGGCCGACTCCGCAATCGCAATCAGTTGCTGTACAGGATCCGCGCGTGCCTCACGTTCGCGGTCGGCCAGCCGCTGGACCTCCTCATCAAATATCTCCACTAGGGCGCCGAGACGGTAAGCCGCGTGCTGCATCTCATCAGGAAGCTCGACCACTGGCTTGTACAACCATCTGTGCGACATGACTGACCACAGGTCCTGGGATGCTGTCCTCATTTGAATCTCGCACTCGCGCACTGCTCCATCGAGAACGAGCGAGACCTGAAGGTGAACCCCGCTGTATCCAAGCCGGTCCGGCGATCCGATGTGCCGTTTGTCCTCACAACGAATTACTCGTTCTCCCAATCCGGAAGCGATTATTCGACAGGCGTCGTCCACGTCCCGCGGCGCCTCGACAATCACTCGCACACCCGCCTTGTCGGTTATCTGCTCCCATGGGTCGCTATAGGCCTTGTCGACGATCTTCTTGTGGAACGAGCGAACATCCTTGGCGCGATGGTCAATCCTGCACTTCATGGCGCCCGCGTCAAGTAGACCCTGCACTTCGGAACCGACCAGCTGTGCGATCTTCTCGTATGTCGCGTGCTCAGACACATACCGGGCCACGACGGCCTCGATGTCGCCTGGCCTAGGCTCACTCATCGGCCGCCCCATTCTCGCCCCTGCTTGAGGCGCGCGGCCGACGTCCTCTCCCTGTCACCTGGCGAATTCTGTCGCGCACCACAATCGTCGCACCGTCGTCGATGGAGTCTCCAAGCACGAGCCGACCGTCCTCGTATGCTTCAGTCGGTGCAGAGACAATTATCCCAGAGTCCGTGTCGATCCGAACCTGGCTAAGTCGATTCTCCACCAAGGTTGTGTCTTTTGTGAACGGCTGAGGCGAGACGCCCTGGCTCTCTAGTGACAGCACAAAGTCGTCTTGCTCATCCGGTGCAATGTACCGCTGGGCAAAGTCACTTGATGACAGGACCCGGTGGGGGCTCTGCATTTCAGCAATGAGCGCAATCGCGTACCTCCCTCGCTTCTGAGGATCGGCCTGCTGGTTCAACCACGACTCAGCTGCTGTATGGAACTTCTCGGTCAGGCGATCGGCCCTCTCGGCGAGCGTGCACCCGAGGAAGTCAAAGAGGAAGTACTGAGCAACGCCAAATCCAGCGGCCTGATTGTCAACGATGAAACCACTCATCGGGGCGTCCGTCGGGCCGTCCAGAAGAAGTGCCACCTTGAAGACGCGCGAACCCTCCGTGAAGAGGAGGTCATGAAGGAGCTGTACATCAAAGGTACGGCTCCCGTCGGCCAGCACCGTCTGCTGCGCGCGTACCCCCAGTTCGTGCTCCAGCTTCGCGATGATCACCGCATGTTGGGCGCCAAAGGTCGAGGCTGCCACAACGATGATCCCGCCGGGACTGATACCCGGCTGTACTTGCTGGAGGTGTTCGGCGATCCGTTGCGACGCCGGGACGAGGCTGCCGGGCGCGGCCAGAATCGCCTGAGCTGCCGCCGGCACTGGTTGAGGAGGGCCTTCCTCGAGAATCGGGCGAGCGTACTGGGCAAGCGCGCGCCGGATCCTGCTCTGGATGTACTCCCTCTGGCCATCGCGGAGCTCCGATGCCACATCGCTCAGGACAAGACCCGCCCCCGGTGAGTTTCTGCCCGAAACCTGGTGGAGGACAACCTGTCCAAGCTGAACCGTTGCGAACCGCATCTGGCCTCCCCGGAGCGCGTACAGCGGAACCCCCATCGACCAAGTCGGATCCTGAATTCTGTCCGCCAAGGAACGAGGCAAGACTCCCACTTCGGGGACCTCGATGGTTGGACGTTGACGGCTCAGTCCATACCGCACCGGGTGGAGTACAGCAGCGGCGCCAGCACACGACCACTCCAAGATCACCTCGACAGGTTGACGCCGTCAACACACCCGCCCAATCCGGGCCGCCATGAGCCAGCGCTTCCGAGGCGTTCCCGCACGTCAGCACCGTGCACCTCCCGGTCCCAACAGCTCCCGAAAGGTTCGATTCCCGCCACCTCCACTGTCCTGTGCTCGCGTTCGCGCGGGTCAGGCGACATCAAGGCCGCCACACCGCTCACCACGGGTCGCGGCCTTCGTGTGTCCGGCTGTTCCCTCGATTCGCACGTGAGCGCCCATGCCCTGGCACGCTCTCTGCGGCAGGCCGCACCATGGCTGGGCTGGGACTTCAGCCCAAGGCAATCGACCTCGATGCTTGACGAACCGCTCGGCGCGCCGCACGGCCCGGGAATCGCACCTGGCCCCGGTGGAGCAGGATGGGTCGATGAGGATCCAGCTCCTGTACTTCGACGAGTGCCCCAGCTGGCAGGTGGCCGACGCGCGGCTGCGCGAGGCTCTTGCCGCCGTGGGCAACACCACGGACGTGGAGCGAGTCCTGGTTACCACCGCCGAGGCGGCCGAGTCGTGGGGCTTCCACGGCTCGCCGTCGGTCCTGGTGGACGGGGAAGACCCGTTCGCCGAGCCTGGCGCGCCGGTGGGCTTGTCGTGCCGGCTGTATCGCACCCCTGCCGGGGTCAGCGGCTCCCCGACAGTCGGGCAGCTGGTCGAGGTGCTCGCCCGCGGCTGATCCGCACCACGTCGACCGCTCGGAGCGAGACGGCATGCTCAATGACGACGAACCGCGAACGGGTTCTGAGCGTCCTTTCGCAAGCAACACGAGCCCTCGACGATGGCGAGCTCGCTCGACGGGCCGCCGTCAGTCCGAGGCAGACGGTGAACCAGGTCTGCAGGCGGCTCGTCGACGGAGGCCTTGTAGCCAGGACCGTCGGGCCCGGCGGCAAGGTCGTCAATGGACTCCGCGTCCGGCCCGCTGCGAGCACGATCGACGACGCCCTGTCCGCCATGCCGCCGGGCCGTTCTACCGAGCAACGAGTCGCCGAACGGCACAGGGCCTCCGAAGCGACCGGTCTGCATCTCTGGGCGGTTCTGCGAGGAGTCCTAGAAGGGGGATGTGACCGAGACGCCGTTGGACTGGGCGGCCTCGGCGAGTCGGTCGTCGTAGGTGACGATCCCTTCGAGGTCGTCACCGAGGCTCAGGGCCGCCGCAAGGTGGACGGCGTCGAGGCTACGCAGGAGCGTCGGATCGAGACGGCCCGCCTCCTCAAAGGTCGCGGTCGTGACCGTCATGAGCGTGATCGAGTCGAGTACCGCCCGTGCCTGCACGACGCGGTCGGGGGCGGCGCGACGCACGGCGCGCAACAACTCGGTCCTCGCGAGATCGCAGGACACCGGCTCACGTTCGGCCGCGGCCAGCCACGCGCGCAGGGCCGCCGTCTCTGCCTCGGAGACGACGAGCTTCACCAGCGCCGAGGTGTCGAGGTAGTGGGCCACGGCTAGTACCTCTCGGCATCTCTCATCGCAGCGAGCTCGTGGGACAGGTTCGGCCCCGCCTCGGGGGCGGGAAGTTCCCCGATGGTGTGACGCGCGGCGCGGGCGCCCCCCGCGTTCAGCAGCTGCTGGAGGCGCGACGACGGGATCGCCGTCAGCTGAGCCACCGGGCGTCCCCTATCGGTGATCGTGACAGTCTCCCCGGCGACGGCGTGGGCGACGACGGCCGAGGCGTTCTGCTTCAGCGCACGAATCCCTACCTGTGTCATGTGCTTCACTGTAGTACATCAGGGCTGAAGGTGGCATCGTCGTGCAACAAGGTCCAGGCCGACCGAGGGCTCATGCGACCGGGCCACTGTTGACGCCGTCAACAGATCCCGCCTCGAGCACCACCCAGAACCTTCCACGTTCCGACGTCACCGCAGGTCACCGGCTCGACCCAACACGTCCACACGCCACCAGACAGGTTCGATTCCCGCCACCTCCACCCGTTGGATCCCGTCGGATGCCGTTGCGTCCGACGGGATCTGTTCGTTGACGGCCTCAGACCCGTTGCGACCCGAGGGCGAGCCGAGTACCCAGGACGCGCGCCGCACCCTCCCTGGAACAGTGACAGAGCCGGTACGACACATGACCGCCTGGGGGCGTGGTCGCGCTGACCGCCGCCCGTCTGGACGCCGTTGCGCACGCCTGGGCGGTCAGTCGACCACCGCCCAGAACCCGTTCTCCCCCCCAGCTTGCTTCGACGCGTGACCCTTCCTCCAGTTGCAGCACGCTGCAGCCCGCAACTCCGTGCGGCCCGACGTCGTCGGGCTTCGGCAAGTAGCAGGCCGCCCACTCACCGGGAGCAACGGGCAGGTCGAACCGCCCGCCGGGCGCCGAGCGGTTGCCACGCACCTCCGGACCCGAGGACGTCGGCCTCTTGGATCGTTGCGGTCGGCTCTGTGGCCACCCTCCGGGTACGCACCGAGGAGGTCCCAGGTCGCGTCGGAGGCCGGCAGCGCGACCATCCAGCCCTCCTCGATCGCGTCCGGTGGAAAGCCGGTGTCGTCGAAGGCCCGCATCCGGCCCCCGGCCTCGTCGTTCGCGCAGGCACCCAGCGCGCCCACGCACGCCACGAGCACGACGACGAGCGCGCAGACCCTCACTCGACTGGTCACTCGCATGCGCCCCCGTTAAGCCGGAACCACGTCGGAACAGCAGCCGCCTCGCCGAACGGTTTGGCGCCGGCGAACCCGATGGTGATCTCCTGACCCGCCAGGATACCGGCGTTCCAGGACAGGTTCGTGGCCGTGACCGTCGCGCCCTCCGTGGTCATGGTGGAGCTCCAGTGGTGTGCCACGGATTGCCCGGCCGGCATCTCCCACTCAAGGTCCCACCCGTCGATGGGGTCGGTGCCGATGTTCCGGATCCAGATCTGGGAGGTGAAGCCGGTCGGCCAGTCCCCGTGCACGGTGTAGCGCACGGCGCAGGTCGGCGACTCCTCCACCGGCGGCTCGGCGACCCGCCGGACCGTCAGGATGACGTCGCCGACGCCGCCTGGCTTGCGCTGTCACCCACGGTGGCGGTGATGTGGTGGGTGCCCTCTCCCCGTCCGTGCGTAGCCGAGGCGCACGTAGAGCTGTTCGCCGTCGCCGTTGGTGTCACCGACCGCGACGACGACCTGGTTGCGCCCACGTCCGACGACGCGAGCCTCTGCGGCCTGCATCAGCAGGGTCCCGACTCCTTGCCCAAGAGACTCGGCACGCACCTGCAGGTGGTTGATCTCGACGGCGCCGGGGAACGCCGCCCGAGCGGACCGGCCTACGCAGCCGCCCCACTGGACCATGCAGGAGCCCAACGGCTCCCCGCCCTGCTACGCCACCAGGTAGGTGGCCCGGCCTTCGCGGTGCTGGGCGTAGTGCGCCTCGTGGACCTCCCCCGTCGTCGGCCAGCGAGATCTGAGCGCGTCGAGGTCCTCGTCCGTGCAGGGTCGGATCTCCACCCGCTCATCCAACATGACGGGGACCACGGGCCAGTCCGGCTGCCATAGTGGCGCCGTGAGTCTCGAGCTGCGTGCCCTGCGCGCCGACGACGCAGGCGGCGCCAGGGCGGCTCACGCCGAACTCGCGGCCGAGGACTTCGCGTTCCTCCCCTTCTTCGACGCCGAAGAGGCGTGGGACGCATACCTCGCCCGGATCACACGCCTGAGCCGCGGCGAGGACCTCCCACCGGGAATCGTGCCGTGGACCGACCTGTACGGCGTCGTCGACGGCGTGGTCGTGGGACGCGTGTCGGTGCGTCACCGGTTGACCGAGTCGCTCGAGCGCGTCGGCGGGCACATCGGCTACGGAGTGCGCCCCGCGTACCGCAGGCGCGGATACGCCACGGCCCTCCTTGGCGCCGGGCCCGCCGTGGCTCGCGAACACGGGATCGACCCGGCGCTGGTGATGTGCGACGACAACAACACCGGCTCAGCAACGGTCATCGAGCGCTGCGGCGGAATGCTGGAGAACGTGGCGGACGTCGCCGACGGCAGACCCAAGCGGCGCTACTGGGTGCCCACGCGATGACCCGCGGCGGGTCGATCCGACCGCGGTCCGGTGCGTCGGCCGCGTCAGGCGGCACGATGGGTTCATGGACGGCTTGACCCGGCTCACCGACGGCGTCGTCGTGCTCCGGCCCCTGGACCTCGGGGACATCGCCGAGCACCTCGCCGGCGAGGACGAGGAACTCGTTCGCTGGCTCAACGGCGGACCCGGCACCCACGAGACGGTCGAGGCGCATGTCCGGGCTTGCATGGCCGCGTGGCAGGCAGGCGGGCCGACGATCACGTTCGGCATCTGCGCCGGGGTCCCCGAGCGCCTCGTGGGGACGGTGGACGCGCACCTCGAGCTCGCTGGGCTGGAGCCCGGTCAAGCGAACATCGCCTACGGGCTCTATCCCGAGGCCAGAGGCCGTGGCCTGGCATCCCGCGCGGTTGCGCTGATGTGCACCTTCTTGGCCACCCGGCACGGTGTTCGCGAGGCGATCATCCGCACCGAGCCAGCCAATGCGGCGTCCGTCGCGGTCGCTCTCAGGACTGGCTTCCGTTTGGCTCGACGCGGCGGCGAGGGCGAGCTCAACTGGTACGTCCGCGACCTCGCAGGGGCGTCGGCTCCGATTGCCCCGTACAGCGCCGGGAATGGTGACTAGAATTCGGGTCATGACGACCACTACGTCGCTGGCCAACGTCAAGGCCCACCTGTCCGCGATCGTCGGATCCGTGCACGACACCCACGAGCGGGTTGTCATCACGCGCAACGGTGAGCCGGCCGCAGTCCTGGTCTCCCCCGACGACCTCGCCTCGTTGGAGGAGACCCTGGACATCCTGTCCGACAAGGCGCTGATGGCACAGGTCGCACGGGCCAGGGCTGAGATCGACGCCGGCGAGACCGTCGAGCTGCCTGCGCTGCATCGCGCGTGACCTACCGCATCCGCTGGGCGTCACCGGCGCGGCGCGCGATCGAGAACACCCTGCCGGAGTCCGTCGCCACAGCCGTCTGGGAGCTCGCCAACGGAGCACTCTCCGAGAACCCGCAACGGGTCGGCAAGCGCCTGGCGCGAGAGCTTGCCGGGTACTGGTCAGCTCGCCGCGGCCAGTACAGAGTCATCTACGCCATCGACGACGAGACAACCACCGTCACCATCATGACCGTCGACCACCGCCGCGACGTCTACCACTGACAACGCCGGAGAACGCACCGTTGACGGCGTCAACGAGCCCAGCCAACCAGACCCGCCAGAACCCGAGCCGTCCCGGCATCACCGCAGGTCACCGCCGTGACCTGTGACGTCACGACCCCCTCCGGCAGGTTCGACTCCCGTCACCTCCACCGTCCTGTGCCTGCGTTCGCGCGGGTCAGGTGACATCAAGGCCGTCGTCCACTCGCCATGGACGGCGGCCTTCGTGTCTCTGCACCACCGGCCCAGGAGACGTTGTCTGGTCTTCGGGCGCGCCACACACCCACGCATGATCGCGAAGTGAAGGTGAGCATGGTGAATCCGAGCTGGTGGTCGGTCCGGTCTGCTGGTGGAGCGGGTGCGCGGCGTAGTCGGCCAGACCAATCACCGCTGCACGGGCGGCCCCGGAGCGTCCCGCACAGCGCGACCGGCGCGTCAGAACAGACCTGCCTGGATGGCATACGAGGCGGCACCGGTGCGTGAGGTCTGGCCGAGCTTGGTGAGGATGTTGGCGACGTGACGGTGCACCGTGTGCTCGCTGAGGACGAGCGACGCCGCGATCTCGTGGTTGCTCATCCCCTGCGACACCAGCCGCAGCACCTCGCGCTCCCGGGCCGAGAGCGGACCACCCGCCGGCATGCCGGCGGCATCAGCTAGCCGACGGGCACGCGCCAGGTCGTCGCCGGCGGACAGCTCGTCCAGGACCTCCGTCGCGAGCGCGAGATGACGCCGGGCCGCGGACCGATCGCCCGTCGCGAGAAGCGCCTCCGCGAGAGCGAGCCGGGTGTGGGCCTCGTCGAAGCGCAGGTCCGCGGCGCTGAACCTCCGCACCGCCTCGGTCAGCAGGGAAACAGCGGCATCCGGTGGTGCCACGGCGGCATCAGCCGCCGAGGCGGTGGCCATCAGCGAGGGGGTGCCGGTCAGCTCCGCCGTCTGGCGCAACTCGGCCGCGAGGAGCCGCGCGGCATCTTCGTGGCCGGCGGCCTGCGCGACGAGAACGGCGGGCAGGAGCACGTCTGCGCGGGCCAGGCGACTGTCCTTCGGCAGCCACTCCAGGAGGCCCCGGATCGTCGTCCAGGCGGCCGCCGGGTCGCCGCCGGACATCTGCATCCGCGCGCGCCCCGCGATCGCGGCCGGGTGGAACTCGGCCTGCGCGAAGAGGGCCTCTGCCTCGTCGAGCCGACCCTGGCGGCGCCGCAGCTCGCCCAGTTGCACCACCGCTTCGAGCCGGGAAGCGCGGCGCGACGCCGAGAGCCGGTCGAGAACCCCGGTCAGCTCCTGTTCGGCCTCACGCCACGACCCTCGCGCCACCTGTACCGACGCATACTGGATGCGGCACACGTTGAAGAGGGGTGCGAGGTCACGTTCGGTGCAGATGGCCTCCACCCGGCGGCACCAGTCCGCCGCTCGCGTCACGTCCTTGTTCTGGTTGCAGGCCACGATGAGCCAGCAGCAGACCTTCCCCATCCACATCGGGTCCGGCACGTCACCCGACGTCGCCGCGGCCACCGAGGCATCCAGGCGCGCCATGCCCCCCTGGATGTCTCCGGCGCACGTCATGGCAAGACCCTGCAGGGCCAGACCGACGACCTCGAGGTCTCCCAGGCCGAGCCGTCTCGCGACGGCCGACGCTCGCTCTCCGGCCAGCAACGCGCGGACGGGGTCGTGGCCGACCTCTATGGCGAGCTCGGCCTCCCGGACTGCGTGCCAGCCGTGCTCGGCCGACTCGTCGAGCTCCTCGAGGAGCGCCCCCGCCCGCCCCCACCAGCCGAGGGCAACGGACTCACCGTGACCGAAGAGCAGGGAGTCCCACGCGAGGGCGGTGGCGGCCCGCGCCGCACCGAGCGAGTCGCCGAGCTCCCGATGACGTCGGTACGCCGTCTCGCGTGCTCCCACGCACGCGTCACCGTCGTCGAGCCACCAGGCGACCTGGGCCAACCCCTCGTAGGCGAGAGGATCCTCGGTCTCCTCGGCGACAGCCCGGAACGCGGTCCGGGCGAGGTGCCACGAACCCGCGTCGAGTGCTGACTGCGCCGACACCATGGAAGTCATTCCTCAGTATGGTCGTCCCCACACCAGGCGGGCGGGCGCCCGAGGCGCCCGCCCGATCCGGCACGGCGAGGGGTGGACGGGTCAAACGCCCACGCCCGCCGCCAGGGCCTTGACGTCCGCGGTGGTGAGTGGGTTGCCGGCGATCCCCCAGCTGCCGCTCCGGACCTCCTCGACCACGCACCACGTGACCGGACGCATGTTCTCGCCTTCGATGCCCACCATGGCGTCGGTGAGGCTCCGGACGATCTGCTGCTTCTGGTCGTCGGTGAAGACGTTCTCGATGACCTTGACCTGGATGAACGGCATGTCGATCTCCTTCTGTCCTGGGCTCCGCCGCTTGCGGAGCTCCTGGAGCAACTCTCGGTTCCAGGGGCAGGTCCCCGCGTCGGCAGAACCGGCCATCTCTGCCCGACGGGTCACTGGCCCGAACGGGCCAGCGCTGACCCGCGGCAGCGCAGGGTTCACCCACGTGCTCAGCACTGACCGGTCGCGCGACTCGAGGTCCTCGTCGGCGCATGCCCGCGTGAGGCCCTGCGAGAATTTCGGCGCCGGCCTGTGACGGGGTCCTGCAGGACTACTCGAATAGATCGCTGACCAGCACCTTGACGACTCCGGGGAAGACCCCACGTTGTGATCGGCCGCAAGGCTGGTCACTCCCGCTCGACGATGACCAACTCGCTCGACGGGCGGGCACAACGGCCCGGTATGCCGGGAACCTGCGGTCCTGCGCCGGGCAGGCACATCTCGACCGCCTCGCATCACCCACGACCCCTGCCGCTTCAGCGCGCTGTTGACCGCGTCGATGCTGCAACGACCGGACCGACTAGAACGGCCGAGTCGGGACGGAGTCCCGACTCCGAGGTCGCCCACGCCCGTTGACGCGTTCAACGCCGAAGCCACTCCAGCCCCCTTTCCCCGTCACCCCGCCCTCGCAGTGGAGTCCGCCAGAGTGGTGTACCGGTAGCTCGGTGAGGGTCAAGTCCTGGGGAGTGGTGTAGCGGTGCGGTGTGAGGCTGTGAGCCGCCGCGACGTCTACCACTGACAGCGCCGGAGAGCCCACCGTTGACGGCGTCAACAACATGCCAACGGAGCGCGGGGCGGAGCGGGCGGGACCGTCCAGCATGCCAAGGACGAAGACCACGCGTTGCCGCGAACCGGGTTCAGTCGGCACGCACTGCCCACACCGCCGAGGTGCGTTCGGTGTTCGGGGCTTCCCGAACACCGAACACTTCTCGTATGCTTGACCCGTGGACAGCCGAGCAGACGAGGCGATCTCGCTCCTGGAGGAGGCCCTCGAGGCGGCAGGGGCGCTGACCGCGCGCCCCGAGCCGGGTGACCGTTCGGCTGATCTGGTCCTTGTCCTGGGGACGACCCGCGTCGCGGTGCAGGTCAAGCGCTGGGCGGTGTTCCCCGAGCACGCGGTCCGGGCCAACCCGGCGTTCCGTCAGCAAGAGGACCCGTCCGTGGTGCGCGTTGTCGTCGCGGACAGGATCGGCAAGGAGGCACGCCAAGCTCTCCAGGAAGCGGGTTGGGGCTGGCTGGACCTTCGAGGGACCCTGCACGTCCAGGGTCCCGGGATCCTGGTGCATGCGCAGGTGCCGTCCGCGTGGGAGCGTCCGGGCCCCCGCGATCCGCTCGCAGCGCCCGCCGGCCTCGCGGTGGCGTGCGCCATGCTGTCCAGCCCCACCGACGAGCACACCGTCCGTGGCCTGGCTCGTCGACTTGGCCGCTCGCCGAGCACCGTGTCGGAGGTTCTCAAGGCGCTCAAGGACGACTCCCTCGTCGAGGGAGCGACCAACCGGCCGACGTCGGAACTGTTCTGGAGCGTTGCGGACGTGTGGCCCGGCAAGCGCGTGAGCCTGGCCGGCGCACCCGAGCCGGGAGGGGGCCTGTCAACGAGGCGCTCCAGCTGGGCTTCGACGACGTCGAGGGCACTGTCGGCTGGGCGCTGACGGACACGCTGGCGGCGGCGGTGTATGGCGCGCCCGTCGCCGCCCGCGCCGACCAGCCCGCCGACTACTTCGTCCCCACGGACGCGATCCTCAGGCGCGCCCGCACGCTCCTGGGCATCGCCTCAACCCCGGGTGAGGCCCGTGCCACCGTGCGAGTGGCGCCGGTTCCCGAGGTCTGCGAGCGCCGAGTCGACGCCGCGAGACGGTCCCTTGAGGAACGACCGCTCGCCGCGCCGCTGTTCGTCGCACTCGACCTCGCTCAGGACGTCGGCCGCGGTCGAGAGATCCTCAACACCTGGGATCCGCCGGAAGGGTGGGCTCGTGTCTGGTAGCGCCGAGACGCCGCATGTCCTGCTGGTCGGCGACGAGACGCGTCGCCTCGTCGAGGCCATCAGCGTTGTGGCCGACATCTCCGGGGAGACACCAACCGTCGTGGCGGCATCGCCGTCCTGTGCCGGGTGCACAGGGCCTATCGCGCGACGTCGGACCTGGACACGCTCAGTTACCGGGACCATCGATCAACGGGCGACCTCGACACCCTGGACCGTCCGCGGCACGCACACCGTCCCTCCTGGAGCTGCTCCGCGCCTCACCCGGCGCGGAGGCGGTCGAGCCCGCCGCAGCGAATGTGATCACGCCGAGCGGCCCGGTGCGGGTGGACGTCATCGACGTGATCGACGCGCCGGACTCCCCCGACATCGAGGACCCGACCGACCGCCTGTACGAGATGGCTCACGCCTGGGCGTTCCGGACTGCGACCGAGCTGCGCATCGACGTCCTCGGCTCCGATCGGCAGTCGACCGTCAGCGCCGTAGCGCGCGTCGCCGAGCCGGGACCCCTCGTGGCGATGAAGCCTCCAGGCGGTATTGCTGCGGTCGACGGCGAAGGAAGGCACCGACCTGCTGGAACATCGTCCACGATCCTGCTCGACCCGGTGGCAAGGGATGTCGCCCTGGCGCAGCTGGCGGGGTGCGATCCAGTGATCGCCGCGGACGCCGCGCTCCACGCACATCGATGGTTCGTCGAGCAGGTCGGCCGGACTCTCAGACTGATCCGCGCTGCGGGTGGCCTCGAGATCGGACGCGACGAGGATCGCTCTCGTGGCCGACCTCCTCGAGGCCGCGACCCGTCGATAGCCGGCCCGCGCGTTGATGCGTCGGTACGTCCGGCCAATCTGAGCCGACGGGACGGCGACGTCCTCCAGCGTTCCCGCAGGTCAGCCGCACGAGGCTAGACGTCCCGGCGCCTCACGACAGGTTCGATTCCCGCCACCTCCACCGTCCTGCCCCGCGTTCGCGCGGGTCAGGTGACATCAAGGCCGCCACACCGCTCACCACGGGTCGCGGCCTTCGTGTGTCCGGCTGTTCCCTCGATTCGCACGTGAGCGCCCATGCCCTGGCACGCTCTCTGCGGCAGGCCGCGCATGGCTGGGCTGGGACTTCAGCCCAAGGCAATCGACCTCGATGCTTGACGAACCGCTCGGCGCGCCGCACGGCCCGGAATCGCACCTGGCCCCGGTGGAACAGGATGGGTCGATGAGGATCCAGCTCCTGTACTTCGACGAGTGCCCCAGCTGGCAGGTGGCCGACGCGC from Cellulomonas sp. KRMCY2 includes:
- a CDS encoding GTP pyrophosphokinase family protein; the protein is MSEPRPGDIEAVVARYVSEHATYEKIAQLVGSEVQGLLDAGAMKCRIDHRAKDVRSFHKKIVDKAYSDPWEQITDKAGVRVIVEAPRDVDDACRIIASGLGERVIRCEDKRHIGSPDRLGYSGVHLQVSLVLDGAVRECEIQMRTASQDLWSVMSHRWLYKPVVELPDEMQHAAYRLGALVEIFDEEVQRLADREREARADPVQQLIAIAESAYLTVAHSPSDRSVSRWFVEPLLPAFTDEELSQYGDLMDAFVLSERETLRILFAEYGPHGALAYLPQFLLFGQAESVLLLERLSSHPRRLLSCWRDAGLPMPYLQALADAAAIDLPD
- a CDS encoding nucleoid-associated protein — encoded protein: MGVPLYALRGGQMRFATVQLGQVVLHQVSGRNSPGAGLVLSDVASELRDGQREYIQSRIRRALAQYARPILEEGPPQPVPAAAQAILAAPGSLVPASQRIAEHLQQVQPGISPGGIIVVAASTFGAQHAVIIAKLEHELGVRAQQTVLADGSRTFDVQLLHDLLFTEGSRVFKVALLLDGPTDAPMSGFIVDNQAAGFGVAQYFLFDFLGCTLAERADRLTEKFHTAAESWLNQQADPQKRGRYAIALIAEMQSPHRVLSSSDFAQRYIAPDEQDDFVLSLESQGVSPQPFTKDTTLVENRLSQVRIDTDSGIIVSAPTEAYEDGRLVLGDSIDDGATIVVRDRIRQVTGRGRRPRASSRGENGAADE
- a CDS encoding type II toxin-antitoxin system VapC family toxin; protein product: MAHYLDTSALVKLVVSEAETAALRAWLAAAEREPVSCDLARTELLRAVRRAAPDRVVQARAVLDSITLMTVTTATFEEAGRLDPTLLRSLDAVHLAAALSLGDDLEGIVTYDDRLAEAAQSNGVSVTSPF
- a CDS encoding type II toxin-antitoxin system Phd/YefM family antitoxin → MTQVGIRALKQNASAVVAHAVAGETVTITDRGRPVAQLTAIPSSRLQQLLNAGGARAARHTIGELPAPEAGPNLSHELAAMRDAERY
- a CDS encoding cellulose binding domain-containing protein — protein: MEESPTCAVRYTVHGDWPTGFTSQIWIRNIGTDPIDGWDLEWEMPAGQSVAHHWSSTMTTEGATVTATNLSWNAGILAGQEITIGFAGAKPFGEAAAVPTWFRLNGGACE
- a CDS encoding GNAT family N-acetyltransferase, yielding MGSCMVQWGGCVGRSARAAFPGAVEINHLQVRAESLGQGVGTLLMQAAEARVVGRGRNQVVVAVGDTNGDGEQLYVRLGYARTGRGHPPHHRHRG
- a CDS encoding GNAT family N-acetyltransferase, which translates into the protein MSLELRALRADDAGGARAAHAELAAEDFAFLPFFDAEEAWDAYLARITRLSRGEDLPPGIVPWTDLYGVVDGVVVGRVSVRHRLTESLERVGGHIGYGVRPAYRRRGYATALLGAGPAVAREHGIDPALVMCDDNNTGSATVIERCGGMLENVADVADGRPKRRYWVPTR
- a CDS encoding GNAT family N-acetyltransferase, translated to MDGLTRLTDGVVVLRPLDLGDIAEHLAGEDEELVRWLNGGPGTHETVEAHVRACMAAWQAGGPTITFGICAGVPERLVGTVDAHLELAGLEPGQANIAYGLYPEARGRGLASRAVALMCTFLATRHGVREAIIRTEPANAASVAVALRTGFRLARRGGEGELNWYVRDLAGASAPIAPYSAGNGD
- a CDS encoding type II toxin-antitoxin system Phd/YefM family antitoxin, with translation MTTTTSLANVKAHLSAIVGSVHDTHERVVITRNGEPAAVLVSPDDLASLEETLDILSDKALMAQVARARAEIDAGETVELPALHRA
- a CDS encoding type II toxin-antitoxin system RelE/ParE family toxin, with amino-acid sequence MTYRIRWASPARRAIENTLPESVATAVWELANGALSENPQRVGKRLARELAGYWSARRGQYRVIYAIDDETTTVTIMTVDHRRDVYH